A single Callithrix jacchus isolate 240 chromosome 4, calJac240_pri, whole genome shotgun sequence DNA region contains:
- the SMPDL3A gene encoding cyclic GMP-AMP phosphodiesterase SMPDL3A, whose translation MALLRALVCGLLTAWLYCSGLGLPVAPAGRRNPPPAVGQFWHVTDLHLDPTYHITDDHTKVCASSKGANASNPGPFGDVLCDSPYQLILSAFDFIKTSGQEASFMIWTGDSPPHVPVPELSTDTVINVITNMTTTIQSLFPNLQVFPALGNHDYWPQDQLPVVTSKVYNAVANLWKPWLDEEAISTLRRGGFYSQKVTTNPNLRIISLNTNLYYGPNIKTLNKTDPANQFEWLESTLNSSQQNKEKVYIIAHVPVGYLPYSKSITAIREYYNEKLIDIFRKYSDVIAGQFYGHTHRDSIMVLSDKKGSPVNSLFVAPAVTPVKSVSEKQTNNPGVRLFQYDPRDYKLLDVLQYYLNLTEANLKGESIWKLEYILTQTYDIEDLQPESLYGLAKQFAILDSKQFIKYYSYFFVSYDSSVICDKTCKAFQICAIMNLDNISYVDCLKQFFIKHNY comes from the exons GACAGTTTTGGCATGTGACTGACTTACACTTAGACCCTACTTACCACATCACAGATGACCACACAAAAGTGTGCGCTTCATCTAAAGGTGCAAATGCCTCCAACCCTGGCCCTTTTGGAGATGTTCTGTGTGATTCTCCATATCAACTTATTTTGTCAgcatttgattttattaaaacttCTGGACAAGAAGCATCTTTCATGATATGGACAGG GGACAGCCCACCTCATGTGCCTGTACCTGAACTCTCAACAGACACTGTTATAAATGTGATCACTAATATGACAACCACCATCCAGAGTCTCTTTCCAAATCTCCAGGTTTTCCCTGCACTGGGTAATCATGACTATTGGCCACAG GATCAACTGCCCGTAGTCACCAGTAAAGTGTACAATGCAGTGGCAAACCTCTGGAAACCGTGGCTAGATGAAGAAGCTATTAGTACTTTAAGGAGAG gtGGTTTTTATTCACAGAAAGTTACAACTAATCCAAACCTTAGGATCATCAGTCTAAACACAAACTTGTACTACGGCCCCAATATCAAGACCCTGAACAAGACTGACCCAGCCAACCAATTTGAATGGCTAGAAAGTACACTGAACAGCTCTCAGCAGAATAAGGAGAAG GTGTACATCATAGCACATGTTCCTGTGGGGTATCTGCCATATTCAAAGAGCATCACAGCAATAAGAGAATATTATAATGAGAAATTGATAGATATTTTTCGAAAATACAGTGATGTCATTGCAGGGCAATTTTATGGACACACTCACAGAGACAGCATTATGGTTCTTTCAGATAAAAAAG GAAGTCCAGTAAATTCTTTGTTTGTGGCTCCTGCTGTTACACCAGTGAAGAGTGTTTCAGAAAAACAGACCAACAATCCTGGTGTCAGACTATTTCAGTATGATCCTCGTGACTATAAATTATTG GATGTGTTGCAGTATTACTTGAACCTGACAGAGGCGAATCTAAAGGGAGAGTCCATCTGGAAGCTGGAGTATATCCTAACCCAGACCTATGACATTGAAGATTTGCAGCCGGAAAGTTTATATGGATTAGCTAAACAATTTGCAATCCTAGACAGTAAGCAGTTTATAAAATACTACAGTTACTTCTTTGTGAGTTATGACAGCAGTGTAATATGTGATAAGACGTGTAAGGCCTTTCAGATTTGTGCAATTATGAATCTTGATAATATTTCCTATGTAGATTGCCTCAAACAATTTTTCATAAAGCACAATTactag